From Pseudodesulfovibrio sp. S3, one genomic window encodes:
- a CDS encoding NADH-quinone oxidoreductase subunit C — translation MQGKIIDVTIDNIVGEVMNMKNDGQRFVTFSTYQEGEGKIGILYHFDKDYEDTHLRLVADMDKPIPSVSGVYFAALLVENEIRDQWDVKFDGLVLDFNRTLYLDPEVTQVPLVSNVKIAPKK, via the coding sequence ATGCAAGGTAAAATTATTGACGTGACCATCGACAACATTGTCGGCGAGGTCATGAACATGAAGAACGACGGGCAGAGGTTCGTCACGTTCTCGACCTATCAGGAAGGCGAGGGCAAGATCGGCATCCTCTACCATTTCGACAAGGATTACGAGGATACCCATCTGCGCCTTGTCGCTGATATGGACAAGCCCATCCCCAGCGTTTCCGGCGTCTACTTCGCCGCTCTGCTGGTGGAAAACGAAATTCGCGACCAGTGGGACGTCAAGTTCGACGGCCTGGTCCTCGACTTCAACCGTACGCTCTATCTCGACCCCGAGGTCACTCAGGTTCCCCTGGTGTCCAACGTCAAGATCGCGCCGAAAAAATAG
- a CDS encoding nickel-dependent hydrogenase large subunit — MATTVIPFGPQHPVLPEPVHLTLKVEDEIVKEAIPALGYVHRGLEKLAEIRDYHQMITVCERVCGICSMIHGTCYSQSIEELMGIEVPARAEMLRVIWSELHRMHSHLLWLGLFADAFGFEALFMQFWKVRERIMDINEATAGSRVIVSVNIIGGVRTDLSPDQLRWILSELEIVEKEVREMQDTIMNDYSVKARTVGVGYMSKDDAYILGAAGPTLRGSGVASDMRMLGYGAYSELDFEPVIETSGDCWARSAVRFREVGQSIDLVRQAISKLPEGDLAAKVKGNPPEGEVYMRVEQPRGECVYYIRGNGTKHLDRLRIRTPTFANIPPLLHMLPGCELADVPVIVLAIDPCISCTER, encoded by the coding sequence ATGGCTACTACCGTAATTCCCTTCGGCCCGCAGCATCCCGTCCTTCCCGAGCCGGTCCACCTGACCCTCAAGGTCGAGGACGAGATCGTCAAGGAGGCCATTCCGGCACTGGGCTACGTCCATCGTGGCCTGGAAAAGCTGGCCGAAATCCGCGACTATCATCAGATGATCACCGTGTGCGAACGCGTGTGCGGCATCTGCTCCATGATCCACGGCACTTGCTACTCGCAGTCCATCGAGGAACTCATGGGCATCGAAGTCCCGGCCCGCGCCGAGATGCTGCGCGTCATCTGGAGCGAACTCCACCGCATGCATTCCCATCTGCTCTGGCTGGGCCTGTTTGCCGACGCCTTCGGCTTCGAAGCCCTGTTCATGCAGTTCTGGAAGGTTCGCGAGCGCATCATGGACATCAACGAAGCCACCGCCGGCAGCCGCGTCATCGTGTCCGTCAACATCATCGGCGGCGTCCGCACAGACCTTTCCCCGGATCAGCTTCGCTGGATTCTCAGCGAATTGGAAATCGTGGAGAAAGAAGTCCGTGAAATGCAGGACACCATCATGAACGACTACTCGGTCAAGGCCCGTACCGTGGGCGTGGGTTACATGTCCAAGGACGACGCCTACATCCTCGGCGCCGCCGGTCCCACCCTGCGCGGTTCCGGTGTCGCATCCGACATGCGTATGCTCGGCTACGGCGCCTATTCGGAGCTGGACTTCGAACCGGTCATCGAGACATCCGGCGACTGCTGGGCCCGTTCCGCAGTCCGCTTCCGGGAAGTCGGTCAATCCATCGACCTGGTTCGCCAGGCCATCAGCAAGCTGCCTGAAGGCGACCTGGCCGCCAAGGTCAAGGGCAATCCGCCGGAAGGTGAAGTCTACATGCGCGTGGAACAGCCGCGCGGCGAGTGCGTCTACTATATCAGGGGCAACGGCACCAAGCATCTGGACCGCCTGCGCATCCGTACCCCCACGTTCGCCAACATCCCGCCGCTCCTGCATATGTTGCCTGGCTGCGAACTGGCCGACGTGCCGGTCATCGTGCTGGCCATCGACCCGTGCATCAGCTGCACCGAACGCTAG
- a CDS encoding 4Fe-4S binding protein, producing MLFTPTVIKNLLKKPATRNYPFVVREPFPNFRGELVIDIEKCIFCGMCERKCPSQCITVDKQAGTWQCDPHACISCGYCRDNCPTKCLTMNDTHRKPMAAKVTWIEQGTPPKPKAKKAAAEKKTDEE from the coding sequence ATGTTGTTTACACCTACCGTCATCAAGAACCTGCTGAAGAAGCCCGCCACCCGCAACTACCCGTTCGTGGTACGCGAGCCGTTTCCCAACTTCCGTGGTGAATTGGTCATTGACATCGAAAAGTGCATCTTCTGCGGCATGTGCGAACGCAAATGCCCCAGCCAGTGCATCACCGTGGACAAACAGGCCGGTACCTGGCAGTGCGATCCGCACGCCTGCATCTCCTGCGGCTACTGCCGGGACAACTGCCCGACAAAGTGCCTGACCATGAACGACACGCACCGCAAACCCATGGCAGCAAAGGTCACCTGGATCGAGCAGGGCACCCCGCCCAAGCCCAAGGCCAAGAAAGCCGCTGCAGAGAAGAAGACCGACGAAGAATAG